The sequence GCACCGCCGGCCCGGCGCGCAGCATGCCGGCGGAACTTGACAGCGGTTCCATAATGGTTACAATTACTTCTTGACTACCCATCGCGGGCGGCCACATCCACCAGCTTTTCACTAACTTCCTCACCTCTCGCCCTTCCAAGCCAGCGCAGGACGTTCTCGTGTCAGCGCCGGCCGTACCCCGGCCGGACACCGCGTTAGGCTTCACCCCGCACCCGGAGGACTGGGCAGGATGCAACTTGCATACCGGTGCGACTTTGCCGCACCCGCTGAGATCGTCTGGCAGGTGCTCCTCGACCCCGCCGTTCTGGCCCGGCGCCTCCCGGGCTGCAAGCGCCTCGAACCCTTAGGAGGCGGCATCTACGAAGCCCAGCTGGAGATCGGAATCGGACCCGTCAAGGGAAGCTACACCGGGCGGGTGCAGCTCGCCGACCTGAGCCCGCCCCGCAGCTACCGCCTCCTCGTGGAAGGAGGGGGCGGCCCCAGCTACGTGAAGGGGGAGGGCCGCATCGAGCTGTCCCCCAACGGCGAAGCCACGGTGATGACCTGCACGGGTGAAGCCGCGGTGAGCGGCATCCTGGCGGCGGTGGGCCAAAGGCTGCTGTCGAGCGCGGCGCGGGTGCTGATCGCCAGCTTCTTCGACGGCATGGCCCAGGAGGTCATCGCCCGCCGGGATGCGGCCAGCGGCCGCGGCAGCGTCGCCAGCGTCTGAACGGGCAAAAGGCGAGAAGGGGGGTGGGAGAGCCTCCGCTGCCTTCTGCGTCATCGCCGAGCGCGACAGGACCAAGGGGAGGTGATCTGGCCCCATGCAAAAAGAGCGTATCAGCGTTACGGTGAACGGCGTCGTTCACACCCACGAGGTCGAGCCCCGGCTGCTGCTGGTGCACTACCTGCGGGAAGTTCTGGGACTCACAGGGACCCACATCGGCTGCGACACGAGCCAGTGTGGAGCGTGCACGGTGCTGATGGACGGCCGGGCTGTCAAAGCGTGCACCGTGCTGGCCGTGCAGGCCGACGGCTGCCACATCACCACCATCGAAGGGCTGGCACAGGACGGCCGGCTCCATCCGCTGCAGGAGGCGTTCTGGGAGAACCACGGCCTGCAGTGCGGCTTCTGCACTCCCGGGATGATCATGGCCGCCGCCCAACTCCTTCTGGACAAGCCGGACCCCACCGGCGAGGAGATCCGCCACGGGCTCGAGGGTAACCTGTGCCGCTGCACCGGCTACCAGAACATCGTCAAAGCGGTGCAGGCCGCGGCAAAGGTCATGGCGGGGGCGGCAGCGGAGGTGCGGGCAGCTTCGTAGCCGGCGGACATGGGGCAGCCTTTCAACGAGGGGAGTGACCCGAAGGTCATGGCCAGCCTGTTTGGAACAGCAATCCGGCGGCGGGAAGACCCGCGCCTCATCACCGGCCGAGCCACCTACACCGATGACATCCGCCTTCCCGGGATGGCGTTCGCCGCCTTCCTGCGCAGCCCTCACGCCCATGCCCGCATCAAGCGCATCGATACCGCCAGGGCCAGGGAGCTTCCCGGCGTGCTGGCGGTCTTCACGGCGCAGGATCTGGACGGGCAGGTGGGTTGCATCCCGACGGCGTGGCTCGTGCCCAACGCCGACCTGAGGACACCGCCTCACCCGCCGCTAGCGGCCGACAGGGTGCGCTACGTGGGCGACGCGGTGGCCGTGGTGGTGGCCGAAGACCGCTACACCGCCCGGGACGCCCTCGACCTCATCGAGGTGGAGTACGAGCCGCTTCCGGCGGTCGTCAACCAGGAACAGGCCATGGAGCCGGGTGCCCCGCAGCTTCACGCCGAGGCGCCGGGCAACGTGGCGTTCCGCTGGACGTGCGGGGACCTGGCCAAAGCCGAGGCGGCCATCGACGAGGCGGGGCAGGCCCCCGACGGCGTGGTCGTTCGCCAGCGGCTGGTCAACCAGCGGCTGATCCCGAACGCCATGGAGACCCGCGGCTCGGTGGCGCAGTTCAACCCGGCCACGGGCGAGATGACCATCTGGCTCGCCTCGCAGAACCCCCACATCCACCGGGTGCTGCTTTCGGGCATTCTGGGCATCCCCGAACACAAGCTGCGCATCATCGCCCCCGAGGTGGGCGGCGGTTTCGGGAGCAAGATCCCCTGCTACGCCGAGGAGGCGCTGGTGGCTTTTGCCGCGCGCACGCTGGGGCGGCCTGTCAAGTGGTCGGAGGAGCGGCGGGAAAACTACATGGCCACCATCCACGGGCGCGACCACATCCACGACGTGGTCATCGCCGGGCGGCGGGACGGGACCATCACCGCCATCAAGGTGCGGGCGCTGGCGAACCTGGGAGCCTACCTGTCGACGGCGGCTCCGGGCGTGCCGACCATCCTGTTCGGGCTGATGCTCCAGGGGGCCTACCGCATCTCCAGCGTGGGGTGCGANNNNNNNNNNTCGGCGTCTTCACCAACACGACGCCGGTGGACGCCTACCGCGGCGCCGGGCGGCCGGAGGCCACCTACATCGTCGAGCGGATGGTCGACCTGTTCGCCCGGGAGATCGGCATGGATCCAGCCGAGGTGCGCCGGCGCAACTTCATCGCGCCCGAGGCGTTTCCGTACGTCACCCCGACGGGGCTCACCTACGACAGCGGCAACTACCCGCGGGCGCTGGATCGGGCCCTTGTACTCGCCGGCTACGAACAGGTGCGCCGCGAGCAGGAAGCGGCGCGCCGGCAGGGCCGGTACATCGGCATCGGCATCTCGAGCTACGTGGAGATCTGCGGGCTGGGGCCGTCGCAGGTGGCCGGGGCAGTCGGGTTTCAGGGAGGCCTGTGGGAGAGCGCCCTCGTGCGGGTGCATCCCACCGGGAAGGTGTCCGTTTACGTGGGTTCTTCGCCGCACGGCCAGGGCGAGGAGACGACCTTCGCCCAGATTGTGGCGGACGAACTCGGCGTTCCCGTCGAGGACGTCGAGATCGTGCACGGCGACACCGGAGCCATCCCCATGGGCTGGGGCACCTACGGCAGCCGCACCACGCCCGTCGGTGGCAGCGCCGTCGCCCTGGCGGCGCGCCGGGTGGTGGAGAAAGCCCGCAAAGTGGCGGCCCACCTGCTCGAGGCGGCGGAGCAGGACATGGTCTTCGAAAACGGGCGCTTCCACGTGAAGGGCGCCCCCGACCGGGCCAAGCCGTTTCAGGAGGTTGCGCTGCAGGCGTACCTGGCGTGGAACCTGCCCAGGGACGTCGAGCCGTCGCTCGAGGCCAGCGCCTTTTACGACCCGCCGAACTTCGTCTATCCCTTCGGAACGCACGTCTGCGTGGTCGAGGTGGACGCCGAGACGGGCCAGGTGCGCCCGTTGAAGTACGTGGCGGTGGACGACTGCGGACGGGTCATCAACCCGATGATCGTGGACGGGCAGGTGCACGGCGGCGTGGTTCAGGGGATGGCCCAGGCGCTCTGGGAGCACGCCGTCTACGACGAGAACGGGCAGCTCTTAACGGGTTCGATGCTGGACTACGCCGTGCCCAAGGCGTCGTTCCTGCCGGAGATCCTCACGGACCGCACGGAGACGCCGGCGCCGGGCAACCCGCTGGGGGTCAAGGGCGTCGGCGAGACGGGTACCATTGCCGCCACGCCGGCGGTGGTCAACGCGGTATGCGACGCGCTGGCGCCCTTCGGAGTGCGGCACCTGGACATGCCGCTGACGCCGCATCGGGTCTTTGCAACCATGCGGCACCAGTGAAGAGAAGGGGGTCTAGCGATGTATCCGCCCTCGTTTGAATACCGGCGGGCCTCGAGCGTGCGGGAGGCCATCGAGATGCTGGCGCAGTGGGGCGGCCGGGCCAGGCTCCTGGCCGGCGGGCACAGCCTCATCCCGCTGATGAAGCTTCGCCTGGCTTCCCCCGAGGCGCTCGTTGACATCGGGCGGGTCGGGGAGATGCGGGGCATCCGGGTGTCCGACGGGCAACTCGTGGTCGGGGCGCTCACGACCCACCACGAGTTGGAGACGTCCCCGGTCGTGCGCCAGTACTGCCCCGTGCTGGCCGAGGCCGCCTCCGTCATCGGCGACCCACAGGTACGAAACCGGGGTACGGTCGGCGGGAATCTCGCCCACGCCGACCCGGCCTCCGAGCTGCCCGCCGTGGCGGTGGCCCTCGACGCCCGCATGGTTGCGGTCGGCCCCGCCGGCCAGCGCACGGTTGAGGCGTCCAACTTCTTCCTCGGGATGCTGACGACGGCGCTGGCCGGGGACGAGGTGCTGACGGAGGTGCGGTTCCCCGCCAGAGCCCGCATGGGCGGCCAGCGCCTTGGCATGGCCTATGCCAAACTCCCGCACCCGGCGTCAGGATACGCCGTGGTGGGCGTGGCAGCGGTGGTGTCGCTGGACGACGCAGGCGCGTGCTGCGACGTGCGGGTGGGCGTGACGGGGGTGGCCGACCGTGCCTACCGGGCTTCTGCAACGGAGCAGGCTTTGACGGGAAGGCAGCCGGGACCGGCCGCCATCGAAGAGGCCGCGGCCCTGGCGACCGACGGGGTGGACGTGCAGGGCGACCCGCTGTATGCCTCCGCAGAATACCGGGCGCACCTGTGCCGGGTCTACGTCAAGCGGGCGCTCGCCGAGGCAGCGCGCCGGGCGCAGGCGGCGTAGCGGCGATGGAAGGAGCAGACCGTTCTGGCGAGAGCGCCCCCGGTGCCCGCAACTCCGGGCTGCCCGCTCCTTCGTGGCCCGCCTCCATTGAGGAGGTTGAGCGCGGGCTCGAACGGGCCGGGTACATCGCCGACCGGCCCCTGGCAACTGTCGTGTTCCTGGCGCTTCGGATGCAGCGCCCGCTGTTCCTTGAAGGCGAGGCGGGCGTCGGCAAGACCGAGGTGGGCAAGGTGCTGGCGGCGCTGATGCGTCGCCGGCTCGTGCGGTTGCAGTGCTACGAGGGGCTCGACGTACACAGCGCCGTGTACGAGTGGAACTACCCTCGGCAGTTGCTGCATATCCGGCTGGCGGAGGCCCGCGGGGAGACGGGGCGGCTGGAGCAGGAGCTGTTTGCCCGGGAGTTTCTCATCGCCCGGCCCCTGCTGGCGGCGGTCGACCCGCCGGACGGCGTGGCGCCGGTACTCCTCGTCGACGAGATCGACCGGGCTGATGAGGAGTTCGAGGCGTTCTTGCTTGAACTGCTCTCGGACTTTCAGGTGACGATCCCCGAACTCGGCACCATTCGGGCCGGCGAACGGCCGGTGGTCGTGATCACGTCGAACCGCACCCGAGAGGTGCACGACGCCCTGAAGAGGAGATGCCTCTATCACTGGATCGACTACCCCTCCTTTGAGCGGGAGTACCGCATCGCGACGGCTCGCGTGCCGGGGATCGAGGCGCGGCTGGCGGCGCAGATCTGCGCGTTCGTGCGCCGGCTGAGGGAGATGGACCTCTTCAAGCTGCCGGGCATCGCGGAGACCATCGACTGGGCGACCGCCCTGGTGGCGCTGGGGCGCCACGAGGTGGACGTCGAGGCTCTCGAGCAAACGCTGGGGTGCCTGGTGAAGTACCGGGACGATGTGGAGGCCGTGAGAGGCGCCGACCTCCGCAAGCTGCTCGCCGAGGCGGTGGCGGCACAAGCGCCCACGTCGGGCGCCGGCGGGCGGTGACCCGGGCCGGTGCTGAGCCCGCTCATCTCCGGGCGGCGGCGCCTCGCGCGCACCAGGACGCGGCCCGACCGGTGACTCAGGGGAACTTTTCAGGGTATGGGTAACCTGCCGATAGTGGTTGAGTCAGAGCAGCGATACCTGGGGCCCAACCTGATGCGGTTCCCGAGGGCGCTCAGGGCGCTCGGGTTTGCGGTGGGCCCCGAGGATGTCGCGGCGGCCTTACGCGCTGTGGAACTTGTCGGCGTCGGTTCACGGGACGCGGTCCACGTCGCTATCCGAAGCCACTTCGTGCGGCGGGCCGACCAGGTGCCAGTCTTCGACGAAGCATTCCGGCTCCTCTGGCGGCAGGCCGTTGGCCGTCCTGCCGACGAGGAGGTGGCGCATCAGACGCTGGGGGCCTCGGTGGCGCGCCTGGAATTGCATCGCCGACTCCAGGAGGCAGCCACGCTCGTGCCGTGGTACCAGGGCGCTCTGGCCGCGGCGCCCCGGCATCAGAATGGAAGCGAAGCGGGCGCCTGCGATCGGCGGGCCGAGGTCGTGCAGTTTGGGGGCTTCAGCCCGGTGGAAAGCCTGCGGCGGGCGCGGCTCGACGCCCTGACGCCGGCCGAGCGGGCTCAACTGCAGCGCCTTGTCGAACGGCTCCGGGCCCAGCCGCTGCTCACGGGACGGCGGGCGGCGCTGTCCCGGAAGGGAACGCGGTGGGATCTCCGGGCGTCGGCCCGCCGCGCGCTGCGCACCGGGGGAGAACTCCTGGAGCTTTTGCACCGGCGCCCGCGCAAGCGCCCCCGGGCGGTGGCGTTGCTGATCGACATCAGCGGGTCGATGGAGGCGTACTCTCGCCCGCTCCTTTCCACGGCGCACGGGCTGGCCGGAGCGTGGGGGAGCGTGGAGGTTTTCGCCTTCGGCACTCGCTTGACCCGGCTGACCCGGCAGCTGGCACGCCGGCAGCCCGACCGGGCGCTCGCGGAGGCGGCCCGGCACGTGGTCGACTGGTCGGGCGGGACGCGCATCGGGCAGAGCCTGCATCAATTCAACCGGCGGTGGGCCAGGCAGGTACTCCGGCGCGGGGCGGTCGTCATCATCGTCTCAGACGGATGGGATCGCGGCGACCTCGACCTCCTGCGCCGGGAGATGGGCAGGCTCGCCCGTTTTGCCCGGCGGGTCGTCTGGGTCAACCCGCTCATGGCACGTCCCGGCCGCGAGGCGCTGGCTTCCGGCATGCAGGCGGCCCTGCCGTTCATCGACGACCTGGTGGGGGTGGCCAGCGTTGACGACCTGCGGCGACTGGCGGCGTGGCTCGTCACGCTTGACGAGCGGCGCCCGGTACGGGCCCAGCGAGCGTCAGGACGGGCTGGATGAAGACCTCGACGGCTCCGTTGCAGCCGGTGCCGAGGCCCCACAGATCGTCTTCGCCGGCGGTCATGTCGTACCGCAAGAGGAGGGGCTGACCGGTTTCGATCACGCGGCGGGCGGCCTCCACGACGTCTGATTCCAGGCAGCCGCCGCTGATGGCGCCGCCGCCAACGGTCCGGTCTTCGAAGACGAGCATGCGGGCCCCCTCGTGGCGGTATGCGGAACCGTTCACGGCCACCACCGTGGCCAGGGCGCAGCGGCGCCCGGCGGCGGCTGCTGTGGCGGCCTGCTGCAGCAGGCGAAGGGTTTCGGCCGAGTCCACGACGTTTCTCCCCCACGGGCTCAAGGAATTGAGGCGAGCAAGGGGGGTACGAGCAGAGGAGAATGGTATCGCGTACACCTATTCAGTTCTGAGCTTCCGGGTGCCAACCCTCCTCGCCAGCTGCCGGAAACTCGGCCCACAGAAGGGGGACGGCCTGCGTGAGCCACGCCGTTTTAGCCCTGATCGCTCAAGCCTTGCAGGGCGGCCGCCGCGTCTGCGTCGCCACGGTAATTGAAAGCACCCGGCAGGAGGTGGCACCTGGTGGCAACCTGGTGTTCATAGAGGGCCGGGAGCGCGCCATGGCAGCATCCTCGCTCGGCAACCCCGAACTGGACAGGGCGGTCGGGCGCAAGGCGCAGGAGATGATGGCTACAGCAGGCCGTCGGCCCGCAGGCCGGGCGATGCCTTCTCGGGAACGCATGGCCCACATGTTCTGGCCGGAGAGCCCGGGTCGCCCTGAAATGCGACTGTTCCTCGAACTCCTGGAGCCTCCCCCGCGGCTGCTCCTTGTCGGGGCGGGGCAGGATGCACCGCCCCTCTGCCGCGTCGGGGCAGAGGCCGGTTTCGATGTACTGGTCGCCGATCACCGCCCGTCCTACGCAGAGCGGGAACGCTTCCCCGGTGCACGGGAAGTGCTGTGTGCGGGCCCCTCTTCCCTGCCGGACGAGTGGCTCTCGCCCGCCACCTTCGCTGTGGTGATGAACCACCACCTGATGCGGGACGTCGAGGCGCTGTGCCGTCTCGTCCCATCGCCGGTGCCATACGTCGGGGTGCTCGGGCCTCGCCGGCGGACGGAACGGCTGCTGGCCCGGGTCGAGCGCGAACTCGGCCGGGCTTTGACCGCCGAGGAACTGACGCGCATCTACAGCCCCATCGGGCTCGACATCGGGGGCGAGAGCCCGGCGGCCATCGCCGTGGGCGTGGTGGCCGAGATATTGGCCGTTCGCTACGGGCGCCCGGCTCCGCACCTGCGCGACCGCCGCGGCCCGCTGCACCCGGATCGCCTCGAACCACTCACCCGGCCGGGTCCTGCGGAAGGTGACCCGCCGGCCCCGCCTGCGGCAGCTGTCTGCGACACCGCATGAACGCTCCGGCGGGCAAAGGCGCCGATGCTCGACGGCTCCGGGATCAACGCCCGATCGCGCCGAAGGGGGTTAACGCAACGTGGAACTCTGGGCCGTCGTACTCGCCGCCGGCCAGGCTCGAAGGATGGGGGGCATTCCCAAGCCCCTGATCCCGGTGGACGGCGAACCGATGGTGCGCCGGGTGCTCCGGCGCGCGCTGGAGGTGGCCGACCGGGCGGCCGTTGTGGTCGGGTTCAGCGCTGAACAGGTGGAAGCCGCCGTTTTCGACCTCGGTTCTCCGCGGATCGTGATCGTCCGCAACCCCCGGTTTGCAGAGGGTATGAGCACGTCGCTCAAAGCCGGAATCGGCGCCCTTCCACCGGAAGCAGCCGGTGCTCTGGTGATGCTCGCCGACCAACCTGGCGTTTCCGTGGACTCGCTTCGCCTCCTCAAGAATGCGTGGCGGCGGCCGCTCGGTCCTTCAGCTGCCTGCCCGGTGGTCGCCTGCCGGTACCCTGACGGCAACCCCGGCCCTCCGTGCATCCTGGGTCGGGCCATCTGGGGCAAACTCGCGGCGCTTGAAGGCGACCGCGGGGCGCGGCAGGTGCTGGCCCGCCTCGGGCCCTGGATTCACGCCGTCGAGGCCCCGGTCGAGGAACTGGCCGACATCGACACCCCGGCTGACCTGGCCGCCTGGCGGCAAGGGCGTGCGGCTCGGCTGTAGCCCGTTTGGGCCACGCCCAAGGCACCGTCACGCTCATGGCTTCACCCGCTGCTCCAGCCGGGCAGGGCCTTTGAGGGTCACAAAGCGTCCCGGCTACGTGAGACCCGCGGCCTCAAGTCATAACCGAAGTCAGTTTAGCCGGGCAAGCATGGGTCATCCGCCAGTTCGCGCCTCGCCATGCCAGCCCCCGCCGGAGCGGCGTGGGTTCAATTCCCTCCCCTCAGGCTGCGTCCGCACAGCAGGCCGGTCTCGAGGCCTTTGCCTCCATCGAGTGGAAGGCCCGGACGGGCTTCTACTGGGCCGAACGGCCGAGCGCCGGCGCCCAGCTCCGCCTGGTTGCCGATAGCGAGGTCTACCTCAGGGCGCTTCTCTCCGTACTCACCCGGATGCGGCTGGAGGAACAGAACCGCCTGGCCCTGCGCCTGCGGGAAGAGGCAGAAGCGAGTCGCCAGCAGGCTGAAGGGAACGGGGGATCGAGTCAACGGGCGGGTGCCACTGGCACCGCAGTGGTGAGGGCTGAGCACCCGCAACCCCCGTGCCTGTACCCACCCGACGCCCTGCTCCACGTCGACCCGCACCCCGACCTGGTCGGAGCTTGTTCGCTAGTTGCCCGGTTTCCGTCCCGGCGAGGAGGGTCTGGTTCTCCTCCGCCGGCGAACCGTCCGGAGCAGCGCCTCGAAAGCGCCAAGCGGGTCTCGCTCCGGCACCGCCAGCGAAAACTGCTCGAGCCACCGCCGGATGTAGCGAAGGTCGACCCGGGGCTGGCGTATGAGGATGGCCTTTACGTCTTCAAGGTCCCGGGGCCGCCCGGCCACACACTTGTGGATGATGAGATCCTCGACCCCGATGACCTTCACCGGGTAGCCGGCGAGGCTGGTCAGAACAGCCCGTCGTATGACCTCCGGCTCATAGCCGGGCACTCCCAGGGCGATGTCGACCGGGCATCCATTGGTCGCGGAGATCAGGAGTACCCGGTGCCGAAGAGCGAACGTAACGGCGTCCGGGATGCGGGGATGGAAGCGCTCCACGCACTCTTCGAGAAACCGGCGTTCCGCTGCTCCGCCCGGCAGAAGCACGGTCATGTCCACGTCATGGGTTGCGCGAGGCTCGCCCCAGAGTTGAACGGCAAGCCCGCCGATGACCACGTACGGGATCGAGAGCCCGTCCAGGAACCGCGCCACCTCGGCGGCCGCCCCGGCCGGCGAAGGATCCGGGCCTTCTGGTGGGCGACCAGGTCGTTGCTCGTTCATCGACGGCCCCGGCCCGGCGACTCCGGCGGGCGAGTCGAGCCGCGGGGCCCGGTGGACTTGAGAGCGTTGAGGCGTGCTGCGGCATCGCGCATGGCGACCAGGAGCGGGGAGGGTTCGGAGCGGGGCCGTCCGGCCGAGGGCAGGGCGACGAGGGCGAGATAGGTGCGCAGCGCCGTGGCTTCGTCGAGGTGCCGGAGCCACCGGCGCCGCTCCACCTCGATCACGCGCTGGGCCGCCTCCTGCCCCTCGATCCATGCCCTGACGGCCCCGGGGTCAAGGCAAGAGGAGGAAGGTTTCCCTCCGGGGGTCGCTCCGCCCATCGATTCGTGCCCGTGCCTTCCCTTTCCAGTTTACCACGCCGTACACAAAGGGGACGCAGGTCAGGAAGCGTGCCGGAACCTCCTCATGCACCTCGTAGTCGAAGGCCAGCAGCACGTAGCCGCCCCCACCGAACAGAGGGATACGAACCCGGCACGGCGACGTCCCGCAAGGCGGGCACCGCGTGTCAAAAAGCCCCGCAGGACTGCCCGGCGCGGTAGCGAATGGCTTCACCGTCGCAAAGGTGGTCTAGTCCACACGGAGAGAAAGGTGACCGGCATGCTGGCTAAAGCTCCTCGCGTGTTGGCGCTTGCGCTGGTGT is a genomic window of Bacillota bacterium containing:
- a CDS encoding carbon monoxide dehydrogenase subunit G translates to MQLAYRCDFAAPAEIVWQVLLDPAVLARRLPGCKRLEPLGGGIYEAQLEIGIGPVKGSYTGRVQLADLSPPRSYRLLVEGGGGPSYVKGEGRIELSPNGEATVMTCTGEAAVSGILAAVGQRLLSSAARVLIASFFDGMAQEVIARRDAASGRGSVASV
- a CDS encoding (2Fe-2S)-binding protein, whose protein sequence is MQKERISVTVNGVVHTHEVEPRLLLVHYLREVLGLTGTHIGCDTSQCGACTVLMDGRAVKACTVLAVQADGCHITTIEGLAQDGRLHPLQEAFWENHGLQCGFCTPGMIMAAAQLLLDKPDPTGEEIRHGLEGNLCRCTGYQNIVKAVQAAAKVMAGAAAEVRAAS
- a CDS encoding molybdopterin cofactor-binding domain-containing protein, translating into MASLFGTAIRRREDPRLITGRATYTDDIRLPGMAFAAFLRSPHAHARIKRIDTARARELPGVLAVFTAQDLDGQVGCIPTAWLVPNADLRTPPHPPLAADRVRYVGDAVAVVVAEDRYTARDALDLIEVEYEPLPAVVNQEQAMEPGAPQLHAEAPGNVAFRWTCGDLAKAEAAIDEAGQAPDGVVVRQRLVNQRLIPNAMETRGSVAQFNPATGEMTIWLASQNPHIHRVLLSGILGIPEHKLRIIAPEVGGGFGSKIPCYAEEALVAFAARTLGRPVKWSEERRENYMATIHGRDHIHDVVIAGRRDGTITAIKVRALANLGAYLSTAAPGVPTILFGLMLQGAYRISSVGC
- a CDS encoding molybdopterin cofactor-binding domain-containing protein; this translates as GVFTNTTPVDAYRGAGRPEATYIVERMVDLFAREIGMDPAEVRRRNFIAPEAFPYVTPTGLTYDSGNYPRALDRALVLAGYEQVRREQEAARRQGRYIGIGISSYVEICGLGPSQVAGAVGFQGGLWESALVRVHPTGKVSVYVGSSPHGQGEETTFAQIVADELGVPVEDVEIVHGDTGAIPMGWGTYGSRTTPVGGSAVALAARRVVEKARKVAAHLLEAAEQDMVFENGRFHVKGAPDRAKPFQEVALQAYLAWNLPRDVEPSLEASAFYDPPNFVYPFGTHVCVVEVDAETGQVRPLKYVAVDDCGRVINPMIVDGQVHGGVVQGMAQALWEHAVYDENGQLLTGSMLDYAVPKASFLPEILTDRTETPAPGNPLGVKGVGETGTIAATPAVVNAVCDALAPFGVRHLDMPLTPHRVFATMRHQ
- a CDS encoding xanthine dehydrogenase family protein subunit M; this encodes MYPPSFEYRRASSVREAIEMLAQWGGRARLLAGGHSLIPLMKLRLASPEALVDIGRVGEMRGIRVSDGQLVVGALTTHHELETSPVVRQYCPVLAEAASVIGDPQVRNRGTVGGNLAHADPASELPAVAVALDARMVAVGPAGQRTVEASNFFLGMLTTALAGDEVLTEVRFPARARMGGQRLGMAYAKLPHPASGYAVVGVAAVVSLDDAGACCDVRVGVTGVADRAYRASATEQALTGRQPGPAAIEEAAALATDGVDVQGDPLYASAEYRAHLCRVYVKRALAEAARRAQAA
- a CDS encoding MoxR family ATPase, whose product is MEGADRSGESAPGARNSGLPAPSWPASIEEVERGLERAGYIADRPLATVVFLALRMQRPLFLEGEAGVGKTEVGKVLAALMRRRLVRLQCYEGLDVHSAVYEWNYPRQLLHIRLAEARGETGRLEQELFAREFLIARPLLAAVDPPDGVAPVLLVDEIDRADEEFEAFLLELLSDFQVTIPELGTIRAGERPVVVITSNRTREVHDALKRRCLYHWIDYPSFEREYRIATARVPGIEARLAAQICAFVRRLREMDLFKLPGIAETIDWATALVALGRHEVDVEALEQTLGCLVKYRDDVEAVRGADLRKLLAEAVAAQAPTSGAGGR
- a CDS encoding VWA domain-containing protein encodes the protein MGNLPIVVESEQRYLGPNLMRFPRALRALGFAVGPEDVAAALRAVELVGVGSRDAVHVAIRSHFVRRADQVPVFDEAFRLLWRQAVGRPADEEVAHQTLGASVARLELHRRLQEAATLVPWYQGALAAAPRHQNGSEAGACDRRAEVVQFGGFSPVESLRRARLDALTPAERAQLQRLVERLRAQPLLTGRRAALSRKGTRWDLRASARRALRTGGELLELLHRRPRKRPRAVALLIDISGSMEAYSRPLLSTAHGLAGAWGSVEVFAFGTRLTRLTRQLARRQPDRALAEAARHVVDWSGGTRIGQSLHQFNRRWARQVLRRGAVVIIVSDGWDRGDLDLLRREMGRLARFARRVVWVNPLMARPGREALASGMQAALPFIDDLVGVASVDDLRRLAAWLVTLDERRPVRAQRASGRAG
- a CDS encoding XdhC family protein — encoded protein: MDSAETLRLLQQAATAAAAGRRCALATVVAVNGSAYRHEGARMLVFEDRTVGGGAISGGCLESDVVEAARRVIETGQPLLLRYDMTAGEDDLWGLGTGCNGAVEVFIQPVLTLAGPVPGAARQA
- a CDS encoding XdhC family protein, coding for MSHAVLALIAQALQGGRRVCVATVIESTRQEVAPGGNLVFIEGRERAMAASSLGNPELDRAVGRKAQEMMATAGRRPAGRAMPSRERMAHMFWPESPGRPEMRLFLELLEPPPRLLLVGAGQDAPPLCRVGAEAGFDVLVADHRPSYAERERFPGAREVLCAGPSSLPDEWLSPATFAVVMNHHLMRDVEALCRLVPSPVPYVGVLGPRRRTERLLARVERELGRALTAEELTRIYSPIGLDIGGESPAAIAVGVVAEILAVRYGRPAPHLRDRRGPLHPDRLEPLTRPGPAEGDPPAPPAAAVCDTA
- a CDS encoding nucleotidyltransferase family protein, with protein sequence MELWAVVLAAGQARRMGGIPKPLIPVDGEPMVRRVLRRALEVADRAAVVVGFSAEQVEAAVFDLGSPRIVIVRNPRFAEGMSTSLKAGIGALPPEAAGALVMLADQPGVSVDSLRLLKNAWRRPLGPSAACPVVACRYPDGNPGPPCILGRAIWGKLAALEGDRGARQVLARLGPWIHAVEAPVEELADIDTPADLAAWRQGRAARL
- a CDS encoding nucleotidyltransferase, whose amino-acid sequence is MNEQRPGRPPEGPDPSPAGAAAEVARFLDGLSIPYVVIGGLAVQLWGEPRATHDVDMTVLLPGGAAERRFLEECVERFHPRIPDAVTFALRHRVLLISATNGCPVDIALGVPGYEPEVIRRAVLTSLAGYPVKVIGVEDLIIHKCVAGRPRDLEDVKAILIRQPRVDLRYIRRWLEQFSLAVPERDPLGAFEALLRTVRRRRRTRPSSPGRKPGN